From Nitrososphaerales archaeon:
CCTTCGTCGTCGATGGCGAAGTTATAGCAGCTATGTATAGGAGATCGGAGAGCTGGAAGACGAATATCAGCCAAGGTGCCCAACCCATACCTTATAAGCCTTCGAAGGATGTTGAAGAGTTGGCGGTCAAAGCGACTCAGGCTTTAGGATGTATAGTAGCTGGTGTAGATATACTGGAGACTAAAGATGGATACTTTATAAATGAGATCAATAGCCAACCGGGGTTCAGAGGTTTACAGTCCGTGACGAAGGTTGATATAGCGGGTAAGATCGTAGAGTGTGTGATAAAAAGGTTGAAAAGATGAGCCTCGATGAAGACCGATCAGATCTACGTATTATACACGTGATAGGCGTAAAGGATATCCCTTTGATAAAGCCGGGTGACGATCTCGGGCTTTTGATATGTGAAGCGGCTAGATCTCAAGGGACGCCTTTGATGAATGGCGATGTGGTCGTAGTGAGCCAGAAGATCGTCTCAAAGGCTGAGGGCCGCATAGTAAGTTTGAAGAGTGTTAAGCCTAGAGATTTCGCATACAAAGTTGCAAAATTGACCAAAAAACCCCCTCAATACATAGAATTGGCCTTACAGGAGGCTAGATCGCTGATTAGAGTTATGAAGAACCACTTCATCACAGAGACGAAGTTGGGATGGATCTACCCTTACTCTGGTGTCGATCTATCGAATGTTTCGAATATGGATGAAGCAACATTACTCCCTATCGATCCCGACCATTCGGCCCACAAAATTAGGATGCGTATAAAGGAGCTTACGAACTGTGATGTGGCTGTAATAATCTCCGATACCACCGGCCGCCCATTTAGAAGAGGTTATGTGAATGTGGCGATAGGTATCTCGGGCATCTCTCCAATCTTGGATCTAAGAGGCAAGAACGATATCTTCGGTAGAAGGTTGCGGGTGAAGATGATAGCTATTGCCGATGAATTGGCCTCGGCCGCGGAGCTGATCATGGGCAACGCTGACGAAAGGATACCTGTGGCTATAGTAAGAGGTTATCGCTATCAGATCGATGAAGGTGCTTCTGCAAGGCTCATTCAAAGGCCGAAGGAGAAGGATCTATTCATCGGTAGCTGGGTACAGGTAGAAGGGCTTGAGCATAAAGTTAAACCTTCATAACCTTCTCTATATCATCCTTCGTTAAAGCCCCTTTGTGCAGTGCTGTAGCTACGAGCACCCCTGAAGCACCTTCCTTCTTTAGACACAGTATATCATCTAAACTTCTTATACCCCCTCCAACCAATACTGGAACCCTTACCGCATTCACAACCTCTCTCACTAAGCCCATATCCACACCCCTCTCCGTACCTACTCTCGATATATCCAAAAGGATCAACTCCACTACACCCATCGATTCTAATTTCATAGCTACCCTTGCTGGCCTCTCTCCCATTAAACCCATGCACTTCGAAATCACTTTACCATCTACTACATCGATCGATGGTACTATTTGCTCACCACCGAAACTTCCTATCAGATCTCTTAAATGGTTGATTGTGGTCATACTCTCTGTGCCTAATACTAATTTACTCACACCCGCATCGAATATTTCATCTACATGTGAAGCATTATTGATGCCAGAATCTAACATAACCTTCATACCTACTTCAGAGCATATCCTACTAATGATGCCCAGATTGCTTCCTCTACCCATGATCGCATCGAGATCCGCTACATACAATTCATCGAGATT
This genomic window contains:
- the cofE gene encoding coenzyme F420-0:L-glutamate ligase translates to MSLDEDRSDLRIIHVIGVKDIPLIKPGDDLGLLICEAARSQGTPLMNGDVVVVSQKIVSKAEGRIVSLKSVKPRDFAYKVAKLTKKPPQYIELALQEARSLIRVMKNHFITETKLGWIYPYSGVDLSNVSNMDEATLLPIDPDHSAHKIRMRIKELTNCDVAVIISDTTGRPFRRGYVNVAIGISGISPILDLRGKNDIFGRRLRVKMIAIADELASAAELIMGNADERIPVAIVRGYRYQIDEGASARLIQRPKEKDLFIGSWVQVEGLEHKVKPS
- a CDS encoding HisA/HisF-related TIM barrel protein, with amino-acid sequence MSVIDIMRGKAVHAIGGKRDEYQPIRSPICATSNPIDIAKVFKDLFNLDELYVADLDAIMGRGSNLGIISRICSEVGMKVMLDSGINNASHVDEIFDAGVSKLVLGTESMTTINHLRDLIGSFGGEQIVPSIDVVDGKVISKCMGLMGERPARVAMKLESMGVVELILLDISRVGTERGVDMGLVREVVNAVRVPVLVGGGIRSLDDILCLKKEGASGVLVATALHKGALTKDDIEKVMKV